Proteins from a single region of Alphaproteobacteria bacterium LSUCC0719:
- a CDS encoding M24 family metallopeptidase, giving the protein MSISVEELRQRVESLRYRMSEEGFDALIIYSDEYRSGHSSYITNYKPINVIEESPQLVLLVGDNDPVVFLGRLNAYAAKDICWIEDVRGIHRPYSDFPQVFRPIVGRASRIGLIGKNILPVEIYEQLRDAVPEAEIVSRDDIMLDLRKIKSEAEIALMERAAEINDAVLRQAAKEVKVGMTEIQVAGLAEGIARQMNADIGSATVVMSGPNTDYPAWRAIDRKIRPGEFVMLDFNPAVEHYCNDGGITILMPGAEPEQKRALIEGHKALKKVIPTIRAGITARSIFDSLLAELEPHGFAKNFTPYAQGLRGVGHAVGLDVVEPPNLSSDSDFMLEAGMTLAVKLDLHGLPGGGYRIEVVVAVTEDGVRPLNKLVLEEPDDFAVQG; this is encoded by the coding sequence TTGAGTATTTCGGTTGAGGAACTTAGACAACGGGTCGAATCCCTTCGGTATCGAATGTCGGAAGAGGGTTTCGACGCCCTGATCATCTATTCCGACGAATATCGTTCGGGGCATTCGTCCTATATTACGAATTATAAACCGATCAATGTGATCGAGGAATCGCCGCAACTTGTTTTGCTGGTGGGTGACAATGATCCGGTTGTGTTTCTTGGGCGCCTGAATGCCTATGCGGCCAAAGACATCTGCTGGATCGAGGATGTGCGTGGCATTCATCGCCCCTATTCTGATTTTCCCCAGGTCTTTCGTCCGATTGTCGGACGCGCCAGCAGAATCGGCCTTATTGGCAAGAACATCCTGCCAGTAGAGATTTACGAGCAGCTGCGCGACGCCGTTCCGGAGGCGGAAATTGTCTCGCGCGACGACATCATGTTGGATCTGCGGAAAATCAAGTCCGAAGCGGAAATCGCGCTGATGGAGCGCGCCGCCGAAATCAATGATGCCGTCCTCAGGCAGGCAGCGAAGGAGGTCAAGGTTGGCATGACCGAGATTCAGGTCGCCGGCCTTGCCGAGGGTATCGCGCGTCAAATGAATGCCGACATCGGATCGGCAACCGTGGTGATGTCAGGGCCGAACACCGATTATCCAGCCTGGCGTGCCATTGACCGGAAAATCCGGCCTGGCGAATTCGTCATGCTCGATTTCAACCCGGCTGTCGAACACTACTGCAATGATGGCGGCATCACTATCCTGATGCCGGGTGCCGAGCCCGAGCAGAAACGCGCCCTCATTGAAGGTCACAAGGCGCTTAAAAAGGTTATCCCCACCATTCGCGCCGGTATTACGGCACGCTCGATTTTTGACAGTCTTCTTGCGGAACTGGAGCCGCACGGCTTTGCCAAGAATTTCACACCCTATGCGCAGGGTCTGCGAGGCGTTGGACATGCTGTTGGACTAGATGTTGTCGAGCCGCCAAACCTCAGCTCGGACAGCGACTTCATGCTTGAGGCAGGAATGACCCTGGCAGTCAAGCTGGATTTGCATGGCCTTCCTGGAGGTGGTTACCGGATCGAGGTTGTCGTTGCGGTTACCGAAGATGGCGTGCGCCCGTTGAACAAGCTGGTGCTGGAAGAGCCTGACGATTTTGCAGTGCAGGGATGA
- a CDS encoding BrnA antitoxin family protein, with protein MNGNGTEKSYVDDDGEALELDDAWFAKAVRGRPRLPSEKRKKQISILLDPDVIAHFKKDGRGWQTRINAALRKVAGL; from the coding sequence ATGAACGGGAACGGTACCGAAAAATCATACGTTGATGATGATGGCGAGGCTCTGGAGCTTGACGATGCCTGGTTTGCCAAGGCGGTCCGTGGTCGGCCAAGGCTGCCGAGCGAAAAGCGCAAGAAGCAGATATCGATCCTCCTCGACCCCGACGTGATCGCCCATTTCAAGAAGGACGGTCGCGGATGGCAGACGCGGATCAATGCCGCCCTCAGGAAGGTTGCGGGTCTGTAA
- a CDS encoding TRAP transporter substrate-binding protein — MRKRTFLKSVGLAAAVSVAALAYPAYAADTTIRVASVTGPSHHHNVSLRWFADRVAARNVGLAIEVLDGGQLGGERDYIEGMMLGSIQMAQVSTAPVSGFIPKFDLFSLPYLIRDTEHFKAVVTGPVGAKYSEMANARGLKIIAWFDNGYRNVFNKVRPVVTPEDMNGLKIRVMESPLMVNTLNAMGGSATPMSYSELYTALEQGVLDGGENAAGNVLNDKFYEVSGYFSMTQHFRPPGIVAISNATWSSLTSEQQAVLVEEGAALQEYEINLTGKVGAAAVEELKAKGMKVNEANVAAFRDRMEPVYQDFISKHGADLLQMVQATK, encoded by the coding sequence ATGCGTAAGAGAACTTTTCTGAAGAGTGTCGGCCTGGCAGCCGCCGTGTCCGTCGCGGCACTGGCCTATCCTGCCTATGCGGCAGACACCACCATCCGGGTGGCTTCTGTCACCGGGCCATCCCATCACCACAATGTGTCACTGCGCTGGTTTGCCGATCGTGTGGCTGCGCGTAATGTCGGCCTTGCAATCGAGGTTCTGGATGGCGGACAGCTTGGTGGCGAAAGGGATTACATCGAGGGTATGATGCTTGGAAGCATTCAGATGGCCCAGGTCTCGACAGCGCCGGTTAGTGGGTTTATCCCCAAGTTCGACCTTTTCAGCCTGCCATATCTCATCCGTGACACCGAACATTTCAAGGCTGTTGTTACGGGGCCGGTTGGGGCCAAATACAGCGAGATGGCAAACGCTCGCGGTCTCAAGATCATTGCCTGGTTCGACAATGGATACCGGAATGTGTTCAACAAGGTACGGCCCGTCGTGACACCTGAGGACATGAATGGTCTCAAGATTCGCGTGATGGAAAGTCCATTGATGGTGAACACTCTGAACGCCATGGGCGGATCTGCTACACCGATGTCATATAGCGAATTGTACACCGCGCTTGAGCAGGGTGTGCTGGATGGCGGTGAAAACGCTGCCGGCAATGTCCTGAACGACAAATTCTACGAGGTGAGCGGTTACTTCTCGATGACCCAGCATTTCCGGCCTCCAGGGATTGTCGCCATCAGCAACGCCACATGGAGTAGTCTGACATCCGAACAGCAGGCCGTACTTGTGGAAGAAGGGGCAGCACTTCAGGAGTATGAGATCAACCTCACCGGCAAGGTAGGTGCTGCTGCTGTTGAAGAACTCAAGGCAAAGGGCATGAAGGTCAATGAGGCCAATGTTGCTGCGTTCCGCGACCGCATGGAGCCTGTATACCAAGACTTCATTTCCAAGCACGGAGCTGATTTGCTGCAAATGGTGCAGGCCACCAAGTAA
- a CDS encoding calcium-binding protein codes for MMIGGAGTDTASWAGSSTGVSVILQSPPQPAAPVNPRPDPATGTFSFDDLFGPDEPAPAPIPVPNGLLGDAQGDVLSGIENLTGSDHDDRLGGDGGANVLDGGDGGDILAGHGGNDVLIGGAGDDVLGGGEGRDRLTGGADSDRFLVGGITTDLESADRITDFSGAGAERDTLFVNKTTGSVWYRREDADGDGDTDMVIYADAAFTRFLRITRECWRPAISWIISATRPP; via the coding sequence ATCATGATCGGCGGCGCGGGAACGGATACGGCGTCCTGGGCCGGCTCGTCCACGGGGGTGTCGGTCATTCTGCAATCGCCGCCGCAGCCCGCCGCGCCGGTGAACCCGCGTCCCGATCCGGCCACCGGCACCTTCAGCTTCGACGATCTGTTTGGCCCTGACGAGCCCGCGCCCGCGCCGATCCCCGTCCCGAACGGCCTTCTGGGTGATGCGCAGGGGGATGTTCTGTCAGGCATCGAAAACCTGACCGGATCGGACCATGACGACAGGCTTGGCGGCGACGGGGGCGCGAATGTCCTTGACGGCGGCGACGGCGGCGACATCCTCGCCGGCCACGGGGGGAACGATGTGCTGATCGGCGGTGCCGGCGACGACGTGCTGGGCGGCGGCGAAGGCCGCGACAGGCTGACCGGCGGGGCTGACAGCGACAGGTTTCTTGTTGGTGGCATCACCACCGATCTGGAAAGCGCCGACCGCATTACCGATTTCTCCGGCGCGGGCGCCGAGCGCGACACGCTGTTCGTCAACAAAACCACCGGCAGTGTCTGGTACAGGCGCGAAGACGCCGACGGCGATGGCGACACCGACATGGTGATCTATGCCGACGCGGCGTTCACGCGGTTCTTGAGGATTACACGGGAATGCTGGAGACCGGCCATTTCGTGGATCATCTCGGCAACCCGACCGCCATAA